In Rutidosis leptorrhynchoides isolate AG116_Rl617_1_P2 chromosome 2, CSIRO_AGI_Rlap_v1, whole genome shotgun sequence, one genomic interval encodes:
- the LOC139894085 gene encoding bidirectional sugar transporter SWEET14-like, which yields MVNFAGQFPHLTLAFGLMGNIVSFMVFLSPLPTFYKVYKKKSTEGFQSIPYVVGLFSAMLWIYYALLKGNAMLLITINSVGIVIQTFYLCVFVFYAPKKARIESLKLITLFIIVGFGLIVLLTEFLAKGAKRGVIVGWICLIFSLCVFVAPLGVLRQVIKTKSVEYMPILLSLALTLSAVMWFFYGLLLGDFNIAIPNMLGFTFGILQIILYFVYKNRKPVVIDDKITEFKERMSSMDEPRVPEVKDQNVIDMVKLNTFVRSENVPNSHVVRSPIVASHTIEVAA from the exons ATGGTGAATTTTGCTGGTCAATTTCCTCACCTTACTCTAGCATTTGGTCTTATGG GAAATATTGTCTCCTTCATGGTGTTCCTTTCACCACT GCCGACGTTCTATAAAGTTTACAAAAAGAAATCGACCGAGGGGTTTCAGTCGATACCTTATGTTGTGGGATTATTTAGTGCTATGCTTTGGATCTACTACGCGTTGTTAAAGGGTAATGCGATGCTTCTGATCACCATCAATTCCGTTGGTATCGTCATACAAACGTTTTATCTCTGTGTTTTCGTCTTCTATGCGCCAAAGAAAGCTAgg ATTGAAAGCTTGAAGCTAATCACGTTGTTTATAATAGTTGGATTCGGTTTGATTGTTCTCCTTACCGAATTCCTTGCAAAAGGCGCTAAGCGTGGTGTCATTGTTGGATGGATCTGCCTCATATTTTCTTTGTGTGTGTTTGTCGCACCTTTAGGCGTCCTG AGACAAGTGATCAAGACTAAAAGTGTCGAATACATGCCTATTCTTCTATCGCTAGCCCTCACACTCAGCGCAGTGATGTGGTTCTTTTACGGTTTACTTCTCGGGGACTTCAACATCGCG ATCCCAAATATGCTTGGATTCACCTTCGGTATCCTTCAGATTATACTTTACTTCGTGTACAAGAACAGGAAACCGGTTGTCATTGATGATAAAATTACAGAATTTAAAGAGCGAATGAGTTCAATGGATGAACCAAGAGTCCCAGAAGTAAAAGATCAAAATGTGATCGATATGGTGAAGCTAAACACGTTTGTACGATCAGAAAACGTTCCAAATTCACACGTTGTTCGTAGTCCAATTGTGGCTAGTCATACCATTGAAGTTGCAGCTTGA